One part of the Sulfolobus tengchongensis genome encodes these proteins:
- a CDS encoding metal-dependent transcriptional regulator, which yields MVELSEPLENYLKEIYELEELKGSAKVSELISIFNISPGTISKALNKLEKLGLIERTRDRRIKLTEEGKRIAERLIKSHRLSERLLTDIIGLDWIRAHELAHRLEHIWPDDVMEKIDKILGFPTTCPHGHPIENRIKINGKKLSEINQSGRYKVAMIIREEQWILREVSQLGLKPGVIIEVIENNGKSIKIKIGEKTEEISKILGDQVLVVG from the coding sequence ATGGTTGAGCTATCAGAACCATTAGAAAATTACTTAAAGGAGATTTACGAGCTAGAAGAGCTTAAAGGAAGTGCGAAGGTTTCAGAATTAATTTCTATTTTTAATATTTCTCCGGGAACAATAAGTAAGGCGTTAAATAAGCTAGAAAAATTAGGATTAATAGAAAGAACTAGGGATAGAAGGATAAAGCTAACTGAGGAAGGAAAAAGAATCGCTGAAAGGTTAATAAAATCTCATAGACTTAGTGAACGCTTGCTAACGGATATAATAGGGCTAGATTGGATAAGGGCGCATGAATTAGCGCATAGGCTTGAACATATTTGGCCTGATGATGTAATGGAGAAAATAGATAAAATACTTGGTTTTCCCACTACATGTCCCCATGGTCATCCCATAGAGAATAGAATAAAGATTAACGGTAAGAAATTATCCGAAATTAATCAAAGTGGTAGATATAAAGTTGCTATGATTATCAGGGAGGAACAATGGATTTTGAGAGAAGTATCACAGTTGGGTCTGAAGCCTGGAGTAATTATCGAAGTCATAGAGAATAATGGCAAAAGTATAAAAATTAAAATTGGAGAAAAAACGGAAGAAATAAGTAAAATTTTGGGTGATCAGGTGCTGGTAGTTGGATGA
- a CDS encoding class I SAM-dependent methyltransferase — protein MIFACPIDKTNINDNLECEKGHRFNLIDDGIYDFLLKDVKTDRLLERIVPIYENIWAPLGILITSGKTYSFLLSEIANFIEGEVIIDVGTGTGKIFDFLRCSTCVGIDVSIRFLKYLKRKRSKVVAVRGDANNLPLKSGIADGVSSTLVLHMLSNPSFAIKEINRVLKPNGRCSVIVLGNVNSTMAKILSRWWNVSLRHYDYYVNLFLENSLKVVERKELGPWEIIKCVKIS, from the coding sequence GTGATATTTGCTTGTCCTATAGATAAGACTAATATAAATGATAATTTGGAGTGCGAAAAAGGCCATAGATTTAACCTTATAGATGATGGGATCTATGATTTCTTACTAAAGGACGTTAAGACTGATAGGTTGTTAGAGAGAATCGTACCAATCTACGAGAACATATGGGCACCATTAGGGATTCTGATAACAAGTGGTAAGACGTACTCCTTTTTACTTAGCGAGATTGCCAATTTTATAGAGGGTGAAGTAATCATTGATGTAGGTACCGGTACTGGTAAGATTTTTGATTTTTTACGATGCAGTACTTGTGTAGGCATTGACGTATCTATAAGGTTTTTAAAATATTTGAAAAGAAAGAGAAGCAAAGTGGTAGCTGTAAGGGGAGATGCTAATAATCTTCCTCTTAAGTCTGGTATAGCGGATGGAGTTTCTTCCACTTTAGTGTTGCATATGTTGTCTAATCCGTCTTTTGCAATAAAGGAGATTAATAGAGTTCTTAAACCTAATGGTAGATGTAGCGTAATCGTTTTGGGTAATGTAAATTCAACAATGGCTAAGATATTATCGAGGTGGTGGAATGTTAGTTTGAGACATTATGACTATTACGTTAATTTATTTTTAGAAAATTCTTTAAAAGTTGTAGAAAGAAAGGAACTTGGTCCCTGGGAAATAATAAAGTGTGTTAAGATCTCATGA
- a CDS encoding CBS domain-containing protein, whose amino-acid sequence MSLRINGSDIISLDPNAYVVDALYFMRRNNVRRLVVSNVNGIIGVFTIENAIKQIMENKLEVKLGELKLRKPVFVENNNIKDIVRAMVNENSDFVIYNKRIIITEKDVVRNFDWNSIKENVKNISKEAIVVFPYTKISTCIEAMLKNSIRHLPVVSDIPLGIISARDIAYSYDTITINTNAEKIMNVNLVSVGEESELVDIVRLMNERSVGSVLIKTGLKNKVKIITNRDLIKLIFNYIS is encoded by the coding sequence ATGTCTCTTCGGATTAATGGTTCTGATATCATATCGCTTGATCCTAACGCATATGTGGTAGACGCTCTATATTTCATGAGAAGAAATAATGTAAGAAGATTAGTTGTGAGTAACGTTAATGGGATTATTGGCGTGTTTACAATTGAGAATGCTATTAAGCAGATTATGGAGAATAAGTTAGAAGTAAAGTTAGGTGAGCTGAAATTAAGAAAACCAGTATTTGTCGAAAATAACAACATAAAGGATATAGTAAGGGCTATGGTTAATGAGAATTCTGATTTCGTAATATATAATAAAAGAATCATCATAACCGAGAAGGACGTTGTGAGAAATTTCGATTGGAACTCAATTAAAGAAAATGTAAAAAACATAAGCAAGGAAGCAATAGTTGTTTTTCCTTATACAAAAATCTCTACCTGCATAGAAGCAATGCTTAAGAATAGTATAAGACACTTGCCAGTGGTTAGTGATATCCCTTTAGGTATAATCAGTGCAAGGGATATAGCTTATTCCTACGATACAATTACTATAAATACTAATGCGGAGAAAATTATGAACGTCAACTTAGTTAGTGTAGGCGAGGAGAGTGAATTAGTGGACATAGTTAGATTAATGAATGAAAGAAGTGTAGGTAGTGTGCTGATAAAGACTGGGTTAAAGAACAAAGTTAAGATCATCACTAACAGAGATTTAATAAAGTTGATTTTTAATTATATATCGTGA
- the mobB gene encoding molybdopterin-guanine dinucleotide biosynthesis protein B translates to MACIFHVIGKKDVGKTSVIEKVVKEVKKYGLKVAVIKHSHHKLDLSGKDTDRYRNSGSDYIIFQEGEYESVLFMPNVSSLSLINVLPADVVIIEGFSNIEIGKKYVINSVDEIENLSKQILNDVKNECKKEIRNLKLNGITTAITSDHPLLLTLYNLMTILGLRDVSSD, encoded by the coding sequence ATGGCGTGCATATTTCATGTTATAGGCAAAAAGGACGTTGGTAAGACTAGCGTAATAGAGAAGGTAGTTAAAGAGGTTAAGAAATACGGTTTAAAGGTTGCTGTAATTAAACATTCTCATCATAAATTGGACTTATCTGGAAAAGATACCGATAGATATAGAAATTCCGGGAGCGATTATATTATATTTCAAGAGGGCGAATACGAATCTGTATTATTCATGCCTAACGTCTCTTCTCTTTCTCTTATCAATGTACTACCAGCTGATGTTGTTATTATAGAAGGTTTTTCAAATATCGAGATAGGTAAGAAGTATGTCATTAATAGTGTGGACGAAATTGAAAATCTCAGCAAACAAATTTTGAACGATGTAAAAAATGAGTGCAAAAAAGAAATTAGAAATTTAAAGCTAAATGGGATAACTACAGCTATCACTTCTGATCACCCTTTGCTGCTAACACTTTATAACTTAATGACAATATTAGGACTTAGAGATGTCTCTTCGGATTAA